The sequence below is a genomic window from Acetobacter vaccinii.
CTTGCGTGTTGTGCGCTCAAGATACACAGTTTTTGTGTTGAAAAAACACACATAATTCTGCCCGCCGATCAACACCTTGGCCGGGCCGGAGCAGGCGAAAGACCGCGCATGACCGATACTCCCCCGCCCTTGACCCCGCCCGACTCCGACCTGCGGGGGTTGCCTTTTATGCCGCTGGACACCGTGCGCCTGCTGGACAGTGACCTGTTTGCCCTGAGCACGGGGGAGGAGTTCAAGGCCGCCGTGGCCCTGTGGTGCAAAGCCTGGCAGCAGGTACCGGCTGCCAGCCTGCCGGGGCACGACCGGGTGCTGGCGCATTTGTCGGGGGCCGGGGTGGACTGGCCCGCCGTGCGTGCCATGGCGCTGCATGGCTGGCAGGGCTGTGCCGATGGGCGGCTGTACCACCCTGTGCTGGCTGAAAAAGCCAATCATGCCTGGCAGGCACGACTGGCCCAGCGTGCCAGAGCAGCGCGGCGCTGGCACGGTCATACCCCGGCACAGGCCAGGGCGGATGCCACGGAACATGCCGTGGCAGATGCAAGGGAGAGGGGAAGGGAGAGTACCTCACTGCGTTCGGGTACGGCACGCGGCCAGCGCCTGCCGACGGACTGGCAGCCCGATGCTACGCAATGCGCCTTTGCCCAGGCTTTGGGGCTGGACCCCGCCGCCCAGGCCGAGCGTTTTTGTGACTACTGGCGGGGCGTGCCCGGCCAGCGTGGCTGCAAGGCCGACTGGGCGGCCACATGGCGCAACTGGTGCCGGAGGGAGGCCACAGGCCAGCGCCCGGCGGCCAGCCCCCACCCGTTGGAGGAGCAGGCTGAACGCCTGCGCCACAGGCTGACGGGCCACCGGGCATGACAGCGGCCACTGTCAGGGCTGGCGGGCAGGCTTGCTCCCGCCCGGTTATGGATCAGGCGGGCGGGGGGAGCCCCCCTGTGGCGCGCTCTTGCCCCGCTGTGTGGGGGGCGGCGGCCCCGGCAGGGTCGCCGGGTCTGCGGCCCGGTCCGGCGCTGGCGTTGTATCTGGCCAGTTACCGGCCCGGCGGGTTTGCGCCGTCTGCCGCGCAACTGGCTGCTGCCACCACCTTGCTGCCGGTGCTGGAGCAGGCATTGGCTCCTCTGCCCGAGCCCACAGTGCGCACCTATCTGTATGACCTTGCCGAAATGCTGAACGCCGGTGTGGCCAACCCCTTGCCCGGCACGGCGCTGGGGTTGCGGTGCATGGCCCTTGTGGCGGCCTGCGCGCCACTGCCCGCTGTGGTGTGGGACAGCGCCACCACGCGGGAGGCGTTGGCGCATTTTCGGTTTTTTCCTTCTGCGGCCGAGCTGGTGGCGTTTCTGGCGGCCCGCGCTGCCCCGCACCACGGCACGGCTGTGCGCCTGCGGTTGATGCTGGCCGAAGCCCGCCACCGCACCCGCGCCTGACAGGCGTGGACAGGGCGCACCCCAAAACAGTTTATGAACAGGACGATCAGATGACATACAAGCAGAGTTCCCCCACATCCCGCCCGGCCGCAGGGCTGCCGCCGGGGCTGGCAGTGGCGGACATGGCCATGCTGCCAACTCCGGAAAGGCTGGCCCGCTCCACCTTTACCGGCACCACACCGCTGCGGGTGCTGACAACAGTGCAGGCGCTGCTGAATGCGGGGGACATCCGCCAGGACGCGGCCGATGCGGCCGAACGCTGGTACAGGGACTGGGCCTTCGCGCGGGAAGGGGTGGTGGAGCTATCACCCGGCCACACGCCCGACCCCACAACCCGGCACGACGCGGTGTCCTGGCAGCTTACCCGTGGCCGTGCGGCTGCCCGGCTGACAGAGGTGCGTCAGGCGCTTGGGGCGTGTGGGGAGGTACGGCTGCACCTTATGCTGGTGCGGGAACTGTCTTTTGTGCAGATCGGGCGGGTGCTGTTCCCCCATCTGTCCGAGGCCCGCGCCCGACTTAAAGTCTCGGCCCAGTGCGCCATGGTGCTGGAACAACTGGCGGATTTTCAGGCCGGTCGGCGTGCAAGGGCTTCCAAAACACCCTGTCAGCGTCAGCCAGTGTTGGAAGAAAAATCATAAAATGTGCAAAAAAGAGCTTGCATGCTGCGCGCAGTGTTGATAGGTATTTTCTTACATTGAAATTCGTGTGTCGCCAAAGCCGCCCCATTCGGGCGGCTTTTTTTATGGCCCATACCCTGCCCGCCCAGCATGGCCCCTGCGCCGCCTTGGGTCATTTTGGAAAAATCGTATGACCAGTCAGATCAGATGCGCAGACATCGTGCGTCTGCGCCGTTACGACGCCGTGTGCGTTGCGGCGCGGCAGGGTGCGCCTGTGCTGTGCTTTTTTGTGCCAGATACGGAAACAACACGCCACCGGGCCGATGTTTCCCTGTCCATGTGTGAAAGTGCCGAGGCCGGTCTGCCCCCAGACCGCCGCGTGCGCTGTGTCGGCCGGGCCCATGGGGGTGGTGGGCAGGTTGTCGGGCGCATGCCCGCACCCGCCATGCAGCGTATTCACGGCATGCTGGCACAGGAAATGGCACGACAGGCCGGAGAGCAGGAGCATGACAGAGGCAGACCCGCCCGAAGGTGAGGCCCGTTGGGAGGGCTCAGGCCTCGATAACGCAAAACATGCCGACACAGCCTTAACACGTGAGCAATGGCGTCTGCTCCTGTGCCTGACAGAGGAAGGGCATAGCCTGCGCGCCATAGCCCAGCACCCCGGCATGCCGGGGTGGCAGAGGCTGCGCCAGCATATCCGCGCCAGCGGCGGGCGGGCCGCCAGCTACGCCCGCGCCCGCCAACTGGCCGCAGAAGCATTTGAGGACAGGCTGTTGCAGGAACTTGAAACACTCCGGGGGGAGGATACAGCCGCCATGCGCCTGCGTATTGATACACTCAAATGGCTCATGGCCAAGCGCGCCCCCACCCGCTATGGCGACAGGCCAGAAGCCGCAGCCCCCACCCGCGCCCCAACTGCGCCAGACATCATACGCAGGATTATTATAGACCCCAGAAGGAACGATCAGGATAGCGGAGCATGACCGCCCGGCAGGACCGTATGCTGGACATGCCCACGGCGCGCGTTTTCCTGCCCCTGCTGGCACCCTGTCGGTACAAGGGGGCGTATGGTGGGCGGGGGTCGGGCAAGTCGCATTTTTTTGGGGACTGTGTGGTGGAGGAACATCTGCGCACCCCCGGCCAGCGCACGGTCTGCATCCGCGAGGTGCAGAAATCCATGGAGCGGTCGTCCCGCCAGTTGATCGTGGACAAGATCGGCCAGTACGGCCTGCATGCCAGTTTTGAGGTGCAGGACCGTATGATCCGGACACCGGGTGATGGGATCATTATTTTTCAGGGCATGCAGAGCCATACGGCAGACAGTATCAAGTCGCTTGAAGGGTTTGACCGCGCCTGGGTGGAGGAAGCCCAGAGCCTGTCGGCCCATAGCTGGCGGCTGTTGCGGCCCACATTGCGTAAAGCCGGGTCGGAAATCTGGGCAAGCTGGAACCCGACATCGGCACAGGACCCGGTCGATGCGTTTTTTCGCGGGGCCGGGGCAGACAGGGCCGATCTGGTGGCAGTGCGGGCAGGCTGGGCGGATAATCCGTGGTTTGGCGCAGGGGCACTGGATGCCGAACGTCTGGCCGATGCCCGCGCCCGCCCGGAGGAATATGCCCATGTGTGGGAGGGGGAATACCGTAGCCGCTCGCAAGCTCAGGTATTTGCCGGGCAGGTGGAGGTGCGGGCGTTTGAAACACCAGAGGGTATCCGGCCTTATTATGGTGTGGACTAGGGTTTTGCAAAAGACCCTCTGGCCGCCCTGCGCTGCTGGATTGCCGACGACTGTGTCTATGTGGATTACGAGGCCGGTGGCACCGGGATCGAACTGGACGATATTCCCGCCGTGCTGGACACGCTGCCCCAGGCCCGGTTGTGGCCATGGCGCGCTGATGGCGCACGGCCCGAAACCATAAGCTTTCTGGCCCGCCGCCATGGGTTCCGTATCAGTGCAGCGCGCAAATGGCCGGGTAGTGTGGAGGACGGCATCGCCCGCCTGCGCGCCTTTACCCGCATTGTGGTGCATCCCCGCTGCCCGCGTCTTGCGGCGGAGTTCCACCGCTACGCCTACCGTGTGGACCCCCAGACCGAGGATATTCTGCCTGTGGTGGAAGATGCCAACAACCACTGGATCGACGCCCTGCGTTACGCGCTGGACGGGATCATTCACAACCGGCGTACGCTGCCACGGTTTACACCGCAGGCCGTGCGTAGAATTGCGAAAACAGAGCCATGATCAACAAGGGTTCCTTTAAACCTCTGCGCGGCCTGCTGCGCGCGCCTGCGTCTGCCCTGCGGGCCGAGCCCCATCTGCCAGCCGCCCCAAAGGTGCGGCGGCGCAAGGGCTGGCCATGGCGGGGCAGCGCCACACCCGGCCCCATGGGTGCGGCAGACCCCTTTGCCCCGTATTGCCCGCCCAGTGGTGTGCGCGGGGCAGCCATGGCGGCGGACAGCCTGCCCGAGAGCCTGCCTGCGGCCATGGTCACGGCGCAGTTCAGCCTGGGCAATGGCCTGCTGGCTGACGGGCTTGGTTTTGCGGGCTATGCCAATCTGGCGGCCATGATGTGCCGGCGCAGACTCAGGAGCAGGCAACACCCGCCCCAGCCCCGGCAGCCCTTGTGCTGGCAACCCTGCTGGCAGGGGCATTTGCCCCGGCCCGGTCGGAGGGGGTGGGGCGTTTCTGGTCTGGTGGCGGTGTGCCGGAGGGTTCCACCCTTGCGGGGGCCGGGCAGTTTGCGTCCGGGTCTGGTGGTGCTCAATTTCAAAACAGATTTTATGGACAGGGTTTTTCTGACCCTATGGGGCAGATACCTGCTGCTCTGCGCGGGCGTCAGGCCGGGGTAGGCTTGTTCCGCTCCGGGGGGGCGTATTCTACGCATTCAGAGACAGGCCGCAGGGTTGTCGCCGCCATGGCGGACCGGGTGTTGCAGAGCCGTATGGGCGGGGTAGCGAGCCTTGGCAGTGCCGGGCTCTCTAACGGGCTTGATGGCCTTTATGCCCGGATAAGAACATTTCAGCACTCCCGGCTTGTGGGGCTGTCTGGGCGGAGGGGAGAGGGCATGGCGGAACTGTCTGATTATACCTCTTCTGGCTTGAAAAACCGTGCTGTAAGCCGCCTTGGCCGTGGTTTTGCAGCTTTGCAGCCGCATGGTGGGGGGCAGGTCGGGGCCTTTCTGGATCAGTCCTGTTTTGTTCCACCCCCGGCAGAAGCGCATCTTGCGGGGCAGTCTGCCCCGGTGGTGCAGGGGGTGGCGCAGGCGATGGTGGCGGCCCGCCAGCAGGTGCAGGCGCAGTGGGTCGGGTCGGGGCAGGCGTATCTGCATGGCATGGGGCAGGCGCTTAGTCAGGCGCGCAGCATGGTCGCCCGCAGGCCCTCCCTCCCGGCACCGGCTGTTGCCGTGCCCCTGCTGGCACCCAGCTCCGGTGCAAAAGAAAACCGCCAGAGCTACGATTTTCAGGAAAGCTTTTTAAAAACCCATGCCCGCCACGCCAATATGGGGCTGAGTTAAGGCTCCACCCCGCGCTGGATGATGACAAAAAGGACAACCCATGTCGCTTGTACCCGTAACCCTGCCAGCCGTATGGGATATTCCCGTCGCGGCGGGGGTTCCCGCATTGCTGGGGCCGTCTGTTGTGTCTGGCGCGCGGGCTTCGGCATCCACCCTGCTGGCTTCGGCGCTGGACGAGGCCCTGATCGCCCAGGCCGACAGGCAGTGGGGTATTTTCAGCACCAGTAACCAGCCCGTGCTGACATCGGGGCGCGTGCGGTCTGTGGATGTGCAGCATGACAGTGTGATCGCACAGGCTCCGATGGAGCAACAGTCTTTTCAATCCTACAACAAGGTTCTGCTGCCCGGCCGCTACGCGGTGGATATGCTGTGTGATGGCTCCAGCCTGGGCGGAGGGGAAGGGTCTGTTCTGGCCGATCTGGTGGCCGGTGCGGGGCTGGCTGGCCCGGTGGGCGGGCAGATGGTGCGTACGGCGTTTCTGGCCACGCTGGATGCGCTTGTGGCCGATGTGGCGCTGTACACGGTCGTAACGCCCGAGGCGGTATACGCCAATGTCAACGTTGTGGGCTACGCCCTGCGGCGCGAGGCCCGGCGCGGGCTGACGCTGCTGTGGGCCGCCCTGCAGTTGCAGGAGGTACGGCTGAACAGCCAGACCACCGCCGCAGATACAGCCACCCCGGCCGGACAGGCCGAGCGGTCGGGCGGGAATGTGCAGGCCCAGGACGCCAGCACCGACATGGCGCGCATGGCGGAGGAGAGTTTCTGATGGCGCAGGTGGTTCCCCTCAGCCCTGTGGCGTTTCAGGCGCTGGAGGTGCCGTTGTCGGGGCATGTGCTGGGTGTGCGCCTGCAACAGCGGAGCACGGGGCTTTACCTGTCCCTGTCGCTTGATGGCGTGGGGCTGATAGCGGGTCTGCTGTGTCAGGATCGGACATGGCTTGTCCGCAAAAGCTATTTTGGCCTGCCCGGTGACCTGGTGTTTGTGGATACCCAGGGCACCGACGACCCCCAGTGGTCGGGTCTGGGAACCCGCTTTGTGCTGCTGTATGAGGAAGGGCGCAATGTCTGAAACAGGTTTTTCCAAACGCCGGATTGATGTCACCTTTACCATGCCCCAGACCACAGGGGCCGCGCAGAGTGTCACCCTGAGCGGGTATCGGGTAGGGTGCCGGGTGCTGAGCACCGGGCTGGAAACCGGCATGACCTGCGCCTTGCGGATAGAAGGCATGGCACAGGATATGATGAACCGCCTGTCCGTTGCCCAGGCAGGCATGGCCACACAGGGGCGCACCCTTGTCAGCGTGCGTGCGGGAACGGGGCAGGGGGTGTTGCCGGTCATTTTTACCGGCGGTGTGGTCGAGGCATTTGCCCAGTATGCCGCTGCACCCGACACGGCTTTTCACATTCAGGCACAGTCCACCGCCCTGCCTGCGGCCTTGCCGGTCAGTGCAACGTCTTTTGCGGCGGATGTGCCTGTGCCCACCATCATGCGCGCTCTGGCCGACAAGGCAGGGCTTGCCTTTAGCAATAACGGGGTGGGCAGCGTGCTGCGCGGGGGGGTGTATTACAAGGGTGCTGCCGCCGAGCAGATGGACAGTTGCGCCCGTGCGGCAGGCATTGCCTACCATGTCGGGCTGGATACGCTGTCCATCTGGCCCATGGGCATGGCGGCTGCCGCTAACCCGGTCACAGTATCGCCCGCAACCGGGTTGATAGGTTACCCCAGCTACAGCCAGTACGGGGTGGCACTTCGGACAGTGTTTAACCCTGACATCCATTTTCGCGGGGGTATCCGGCTGGACAGTGGCACGACGACGGCGGGTGTTGCACCCTCTGGCACCAGTGCCACGCCTGCTCTGCACCAGCCTGCCAGTGGGGTGTGGGTGGTCAGCAGGCTGATGCACGACTTACAGGCCGAAGTGCCGGGTGGCACATGGATGACCGATATGGAGGCGGCGCGGCCCGACCGCGCCGGGCAAGGCTTTGCATACTAGCCTGACAGGAACCCAGCGGCCCGAAGATGGCGGCAGCGATTTTAATGTCATGAACGCGCTGATCCGCCGTGTGCTGTCCATGGCGGGGGCCAACCTGCCCGTGCGGGTGCTGGCCGTGCATGGTGCGGGGTTGCAGCCGGTGGGTCTGGTGGATGTGCAGCCCATGGTCCACCAGCAGGACGGTGTGGGCCGCACCGTGCCGCACGGCGTTATCCATAACGTGCCCTACATTCGCATGCAGGGTGGCGCCCGTGCCATCCTGTGTGACCCTGCGGTGGGTGATATCGGGCTGATTGTGGTGTGCGGGCGCGATATTTCAGGCGTTAAGGCCAACCGTGCGCCTGCACCCCCCGGCTCGTTCCGGCAGAACGACATGGCGGATGCTATCTATCTGGGGGGGCTGCTGAATGCCGCGCCGCAGGAGTATATCGGCTGGGTCGGGGGGGATGTGCATGTGCAGACCAAAGGCGCTTTTGTCGTGCAGGCGGCGTCCTGCCAGATCGGGTGCGATGTGCAGGTCAGCGGGCGTGTGGTCGCGCAGGGGGATGTGCTGGCCGGGGGCATAAGCCTTGGCGGGCATACGCACTCTGGTGTACGGGCCGGGGCGGACAGTACGGGCGCACCCCAGTAGGTTTTATTGCAGTCAGTACAAAAAACGGCCTTTTACCCCGCCGCCTGGGCTGTGGGGTAAAAGGCCGCTGTGCAGAACAGTGCCTGTCTGGTCTGTCAGGTTAACGGCTGAACCAGCCGGATTCCTTCTTGACCGCCGCCTGGCCTTCAAGCTCCGCCTGGGAGCCCTGTTTTTCCAGCAGGGTTTTGGTCCCCTGTGAGACATTGCGGGTGGCGTCCGCCTTGGAGTGTGTCAGGTCGGTGCTGGCGTCCTGACTGCGGATGTTGCTGTCAATAATATCGTTCTGACGCGACACGACAGTCTTTTTGGACTGCACGTCAAGCGAACGTTCCTGAAGTTCCAGGTCACGCAGCTTGTCTTCATAGGCGTCATCACGGGCCTGGCGGGCGTCCAGCCTGCGCTGGCGTTCCGCTTCGCGCGCATTGGCGGCAGCCTGTGCACGGCGGCGGCTGGCCTGCGCGGCTGCCTGGGCCGCGGCCTGCTGCCGCGCCTGGGCCTGCCACGCCTGCTGGGCCATATAGTCGTGGCGCTGCTGGGCGGAATCAACAGCGTTGATCTGGTCCCCGATACTGGACTGACCCCATGCCAGATGGGGGGTAAACAGAAGGGCAAGCAGGGCCACGCGTTTCATGGTCAGGCTCTCCCTTACTTACCCTGGGGCGGGGGGCAGGCATGGTTGGCCTGGATGCGGGTTTCCGTGGGGCTGGACTGCACCATGACAGCCTTGCCCGGCACGTATTCGCACACGCGGCCAACCTGGGCGGAGTTAAAGGTCTGGTTGCCCTGTTCGTAGGTAATGGACACGCCATCAACCATGGTGGTGCTGCCAACCAGCGACCCTGCGGCAACACCGGCCCCAGCGCCACCAAGGCCACCCAG
It includes:
- a CDS encoding DUF1376 domain-containing protein is translated as MTDTPPPLTPPDSDLRGLPFMPLDTVRLLDSDLFALSTGEEFKAAVALWCKAWQQVPAASLPGHDRVLAHLSGAGVDWPAVRAMALHGWQGCADGRLYHPVLAEKANHAWQARLAQRARAARRWHGHTPAQARADATEHAVADARERGRESTSLRSGTARGQRLPTDWQPDATQCAFAQALGLDPAAQAERFCDYWRGVPGQRGCKADWAATWRNWCRREATGQRPAASPHPLEEQAERLRHRLTGHRA
- a CDS encoding terminase small subunit-like protein, which translates into the protein MTEADPPEGEARWEGSGLDNAKHADTALTREQWRLLLCLTEEGHSLRAIAQHPGMPGWQRLRQHIRASGGRAASYARARQLAAEAFEDRLLQELETLRGEDTAAMRLRIDTLKWLMAKRAPTRYGDRPEAAAPTRAPTAPDIIRRIIIDPRRNDQDSGA
- a CDS encoding PBSX family phage terminase large subunit; this translates as MTARQDRMLDMPTARVFLPLLAPCRYKGAYGGRGSGKSHFFGDCVVEEHLRTPGQRTVCIREVQKSMERSSRQLIVDKIGQYGLHASFEVQDRMIRTPGDGIIIFQGMQSHTADSIKSLEGFDRAWVEEAQSLSAHSWRLLRPTLRKAGSEIWASWNPTSAQDPVDAFFRGAGADRADLVAVRAGWADNPWFGAGALDAERLADARARPEEYAHVWEGEYRSRSQAQVFAGQVEVRAFETPEGIRPYYGVD
- a CDS encoding terminase large subunit, giving the protein MDYEAGGTGIELDDIPAVLDTLPQARLWPWRADGARPETISFLARRHGFRISAARKWPGSVEDGIARLRAFTRIVVHPRCPRLAAEFHRYAYRVDPQTEDILPVVEDANNHWIDALRYALDGIIHNRRTLPRFTPQAVRRIAKTEP
- a CDS encoding phage baseplate plug family protein, whose product is MAQVVPLSPVAFQALEVPLSGHVLGVRLQQRSTGLYLSLSLDGVGLIAGLLCQDRTWLVRKSYFGLPGDLVFVDTQGTDDPQWSGLGTRFVLLYEEGRNV
- a CDS encoding baseplate hub protein translates to MSETGFSKRRIDVTFTMPQTTGAAQSVTLSGYRVGCRVLSTGLETGMTCALRIEGMAQDMMNRLSVAQAGMATQGRTLVSVRAGTGQGVLPVIFTGGVVEAFAQYAAAPDTAFHIQAQSTALPAALPVSATSFAADVPVPTIMRALADKAGLAFSNNGVGSVLRGGVYYKGAAAEQMDSCARAAGIAYHVGLDTLSIWPMGMAAAANPVTVSPATGLIGYPSYSQYGVALRTVFNPDIHFRGGIRLDSGTTTAGVAPSGTSATPALHQPASGVWVVSRLMHDLQAEVPGGTWMTDMEAARPDRAGQGFAY
- a CDS encoding Gp138 family membrane-puncturing spike protein, encoding MNALIRRVLSMAGANLPVRVLAVHGAGLQPVGLVDVQPMVHQQDGVGRTVPHGVIHNVPYIRMQGGARAILCDPAVGDIGLIVVCGRDISGVKANRAPAPPGSFRQNDMADAIYLGGLLNAAPQEYIGWVGGDVHVQTKGAFVVQAASCQIGCDVQVSGRVVAQGDVLAGGISLGGHTHSGVRAGADSTGAPQ
- a CDS encoding DUF5384 family protein → MKRVALLALLFTPHLAWGQSSIGDQINAVDSAQQRHDYMAQQAWQAQARQQAAAQAAAQASRRRAQAAANAREAERQRRLDARQARDDAYEDKLRDLELQERSLDVQSKKTVVSRQNDIIDSNIRSQDASTDLTHSKADATRNVSQGTKTLLEKQGSQAELEGQAAVKKESGWFSR